Within the Thalassoglobus sp. JC818 genome, the region ACACGGAGCGACCGGAAAAGGGAACGATCAATGCCGGTTCCAACTGGCAGCAGAAGCCCTCGACCCAAAGGTCAAGATCATCGCTCCCTGGAGAATGGACGAGTTTCGATCACAGTTCCCCGGCCGAAAAGAGATGCTCGAGTACTGTGCGGAAAAGAATATCCCGGTAAAGGCCACCGCGTCGAAACCGTATTCATCGGACGAAAACTGTCTGCACATCAGCTACGAAGCGGGCGACCTCGAAGACCCGAACGTCGATGGTTTTCCGATCATTGACTTCGGAATGACCGTCTCAGCACAAGAAGCTCCTGATCAGGAAGCGACTGTCAAAGTCGGTTTCGAATCCGGAATTCCGGTCAGCATCAACGGAGAAAAGAAGAACGCATTCGAAGTTGTCGACGCACTGAATAAGCTGGGAGGAGCCAACGGCGTCGGACGCATCGACATCGTCGAAAACCGATTTGTCGGAATGAAGAGCAGGGGAGTCTATGAGGCTCCAGGAATGACTTGTCTTTACGCGGCCCATCAGGCACTTGAGCAATTGACTGTCGATCGCGACGCGATTCACCTGCGTGATCGCCTCAGCCCGGAAGTGGCAGAGATGGTTTACAACGGCTTCTGGTACTGTGCGAAAATGGATGCTCTGATGGCATTCATTCAACAGCTTCAACAGCCTGTCACCGGGGAAGTCACACTCGGACTTTACAAAGGCAACGTCCGAATTATTGGTCGAACCTCTCCCAATTCTCTCTACGACGAAGCGATTGCTTCCATGGAAGCAGCCGACGAAGCGGACTACAACCAGAACGACGCCGAAGGATTTCTCCGAATTCTGGGAGTCCCATTGCGAGTTCAGGGGAAAGCTCGCCCTCGCCAGTTCTAGAGCAAGCGACTCCTTCCAGTGGAAACTCAATTTGAGAATGCTCTAAATCCTCATCATCGATGACACTCGCACTGCTGAAATCGAAACGGTCGATGACAGTCGTGTCGGAAGGTGACAAGAGAACGTCACAGAAGATGAGCTGCTTCAAAGCTACCAAATGACAATCAAGAATCGATGAGCTGATCTGTCGCTCATCGATTCTTTTTTTCACGGAAGCTGGAAGAGAGCAGTTCTACTGCGAATTCTCACTTGCTTGT harbors:
- a CDS encoding argininosuccinate synthase, with amino-acid sequence MADSVVLAYSGGLDTSVLVGWLMDRGYDVHCLYVDLGQPCEDIEAILKKALDIGAKSSIAVDVQEELCRDFAFPVLQWQAKYENIYLLGTSIARPLISKIALQRAREVGAVAYVHGATGKGNDQCRFQLAAEALDPKVKIIAPWRMDEFRSQFPGRKEMLEYCAEKNIPVKATASKPYSSDENCLHISYEAGDLEDPNVDGFPIIDFGMTVSAQEAPDQEATVKVGFESGIPVSINGEKKNAFEVVDALNKLGGANGVGRIDIVENRFVGMKSRGVYEAPGMTCLYAAHQALEQLTVDRDAIHLRDRLSPEVAEMVYNGFWYCAKMDALMAFIQQLQQPVTGEVTLGLYKGNVRIIGRTSPNSLYDEAIASMEAADEADYNQNDAEGFLRILGVPLRVQGKARPRQF